Proteins encoded together in one uncultured Sphaerochaeta sp. window:
- a CDS encoding sigma-54 dependent transcriptional regulator, whose protein sequence is MSRNILICDDERNIRNGLALAMELEGFETLEAENGKVAWDMVNKQSVDLVITDLRMPNMSGEELLKKINSAYPRMPVIVLTGHGTIETAVEAMRSGAIDFFTKPVDLDRLTLVVKKALSNNDLYVEHERLKEEVAQLKARNRYDRIIGKSQKMVELMDIVSQVAPTKASVLVTGESGVGKELVADAIHELSNRSKGPLVKVHCAALTSSLLESELFGHEKGSFTGAVKEKRGRFELADGGTIFLDEIGEIDAATQVKLLRVLQEKQFERVGGEKPISVDVRIVCATNRDLLKEIEKGNFREDLYYRLNVVHLEVPPLRERKDDIPLLMTSFLTLFSKENNRSIEGFSPQAKRALLSYDWPGNIRELRNCIESAVVLARGSVIEYDDLPPSVTKAENSQNLSLDVGITLAEAEKQLIISTLAQCGGNKTKAAEVLGIGRKTLHRKVQEYHIDQA, encoded by the coding sequence ATGAGTCGTAACATCCTGATATGTGATGATGAGAGAAATATTAGAAACGGCCTAGCCTTGGCCATGGAACTTGAAGGTTTTGAAACCCTTGAGGCAGAAAATGGGAAGGTAGCCTGGGATATGGTGAACAAGCAGTCGGTTGATCTTGTCATCACTGACCTGAGAATGCCGAATATGAGTGGAGAGGAATTGCTGAAGAAGATCAACAGTGCCTATCCCCGCATGCCGGTCATCGTACTCACCGGGCATGGGACCATTGAGACCGCAGTGGAGGCAATGCGCTCGGGAGCAATCGATTTCTTCACCAAGCCGGTGGACCTGGACCGCTTGACCCTGGTGGTTAAGAAAGCACTCTCCAATAATGATCTCTATGTAGAACATGAAAGACTGAAAGAGGAAGTTGCCCAACTCAAGGCTCGTAATCGGTATGACCGAATCATCGGCAAGAGCCAGAAAATGGTGGAGTTGATGGATATTGTAAGCCAGGTTGCACCAACAAAAGCCTCGGTGCTGGTCACCGGGGAGAGTGGTGTAGGCAAGGAGCTTGTTGCCGATGCAATCCATGAACTAAGCAATAGAAGCAAGGGACCCTTGGTGAAAGTACACTGTGCTGCCCTGACTTCGAGCTTGCTGGAAAGTGAGTTGTTTGGACACGAGAAGGGGTCCTTTACCGGGGCGGTGAAAGAGAAACGCGGACGGTTCGAACTAGCTGATGGGGGAACAATCTTCCTCGATGAAATCGGAGAGATTGATGCAGCCACCCAGGTGAAACTACTGAGGGTGTTACAGGAGAAGCAGTTTGAGCGGGTAGGTGGAGAGAAACCCATTTCTGTCGATGTTCGAATCGTGTGTGCAACCAACCGGGATCTGCTCAAGGAGATTGAGAAAGGCAATTTCCGTGAGGATCTATACTACAGACTTAATGTCGTTCATCTCGAGGTACCTCCACTGAGGGAAAGGAAAGATGATATTCCACTCCTGATGACCTCATTCCTTACTTTGTTCAGCAAGGAGAACAACCGTAGTATTGAGGGGTTCTCCCCTCAGGCAAAACGCGCCTTGCTTAGTTACGACTGGCCGGGGAATATCCGGGAACTCAGAAATTGCATAGAGAGCGCCGTTGTGCTTGCCCGTGGGTCGGTCATTGAGTATGATGACCTGCCCCCAAGTGTCACCAAGGCGGAGAATTCACAGAATCTCTCCCTCGATGTCGGCATAACCTTGGCTGAGGCGGAAAAGCAGTTGATCATCAGCACCCTTGCACAGTGTGGGGGAAATAAGACCAAGGCAGCAGAAGTCTTGGGTATTGGAAGGAAAACCTTGCATAGAAAAGTACAGGAATATCACATTGACCAAGCATGA